From the genome of Ziziphus jujuba cultivar Dongzao chromosome 6, ASM3175591v1, one region includes:
- the LOC107404857 gene encoding late embryogenesis abundant protein At1g64065, with product MGDYESSTMSEKELKRRKRIRLAIYISIFVVFQIIVIAIFSVTVLKAKTPKFRLSEIEIQSLNTNTSSLAFTTKVKVKNSNFGAYKYDNSTIAFTYQGSFVGQVVIEKGKAGWLTTKNIEGVQVNLNSQALPTAGDFTLNSNGKMTGKVDLIGMIKKKKSTEMDCTIGINVEARMVRSLECK from the coding sequence atgggtgactatgaatccagcaccatgagtgagaaagagCTCAAACGCAGGAAGAGAATCAGActagcaatatatatatctatttttgttgtttttcagaTCATTGTTATCGCAATTTTCAGTGTCACCGTGTTGAAAGCTAAGACTCCCAAGTTCAGGCTGAGCGAAATCGAAATCCAATCCCTAAATACAAACACCAGTTCATTGGCTTTCACGACCAAAGTGAAGGTGAAGAACTCGAATTTCGGTGCTTATAAGTATGACAACTCCACCATCGCCTTCACTTACCAAGGTTCCTTCGTCGGTCAAGTCGTCATTGAGAAAGGTAAGGCCGGTTGGTTGACGACGAAAAACATTGAGGGCGTGCAGGTGAATTTGAATTCTCAGGCGTTACCGACTGCCGGGGATTTCACACTCAACAGCAATGGAAAAATGACTGGGAAAGTGGACTTGATAGGGATGATCAAGAAAAAGAAGTCAACTGAGATGGATTGCACTATCGGTATTAATGTGGAAGCAAGGATGGTCCGTTCTTTGGAATGTAAATGA